The genomic segment CAAGGGAGAGGAACCGTCCGGAGCCGCCGGCGCGACTCAGCTGCCGCTGCGGTCCGACGGACGTCCTGAACGAGCCGGACGCCCTGTTCGGGTCAGAGGCAGAGCGTGATGCTGGCCGCGCTCACACAGGACAGCACGCTCAGGGAGCTGGGGCCGCCGGTGCCGGTCGTCTCGTCGGCTTCCATCGTCTGCAGGTCGAGAAGTGCCATGTCGATTCCTTTCGATCGGTGGCCCGCACAGGGCCCTTGGGGACGGGGGTGTTGCGTCACGACTCCGCCGGGGGCGGAACCGCGTCATCGGGGCCGCCGTCGCAGCGGCGGCAGGAAGGGCAGTCGGGCCGTGGCGTCGTCGTCGGCGGCGGCGTGTGCCGCGCCGAGCGCCAGCAGGCACCCCGCCGTTCCGGTACCGAGGTCCATGGAGAGCCGCATCAAGTGGTTGCCGGGGAAGGCCAGTTGCCCTTGGTAGGGCATCGAGTGCCAGCCGAGCGCGGCGATCTGTCGCGTCAGCTCCGCGCGCGGGGCGCCTGTCCGGGCGAGGTGGAGGATCATCCCGGCGCGGCCCTCGAACAGCCCCGGCTGCGCGTAGAAGCGGTAGGCCGCGGCGGTCAGGACGCCCGCACGGATCCGCGTGAGCTCGTCCGTTCCGGTGCCGGTCGCGGCCAGGTAGTCGTCGAGCACCATGCCCACGCCCACGCTCCCGTCGCCGAGGTAGGGCATCGTCCGCCAGCCCTCGTCGACGGCCAGCCCGCCGTTCTTCTGCTCGACCAGGCACTCCAGGTCCTGCCGCAGGGCCTCGCCCGCCGCGTCGAGCAACGCGGGGTCGCCTGTCGTCTCGTACCGGCGCAGCAGGAACAGCGCGGGACCGCTCGCGCCGCGCAGCAGGCCGGCGCGGCGGCGGGGCGGTGCCGGGCGGGGCTCGGTGAGGCGGCGTACGAGGAGTCGTGCGGCCTCGGCCGCGTGGTCGCGCAGTGCGGACTCACCGGTGGTCCGCGCCAGCTCGTCGAGGACCAGACCGAGCCCGGCGAGCCCGCCGCGCAGGTCGGACGACAGCTTGTGCCACTTCTCGGAGAGGATCTGTTCGACCAGGTCCAGGGCGCGCTGCCGGTGGCCGAGCCGGTCCAGGGTGTGGGCGACGCCCGCGAGACCGTCGTACAGGCCGAGCGGGGTTCCGATCGGCACCGGGTCGGTGTGGTCGAGCAGCCAGCGCTCGCCCTCCTCGTAGCGCTCGGCGCCGACCTCCGCGAGCGTGTACAGGACGCCCGCCGCGCCGTGCGCGAGTCCGAGGCCACCGCCGTCGGAGAACTGGGCGACGTCCCCGGGGAAGAGCCGGTCGTCGCGCTCCGGCGTGGCCGAGGCCAGGATCGCCTTGACCATCGAGTCACGGCTGTACGGCCAGTCCGCGGGCTCGGCGAGCGACCAGCCCCCTTCGAGGACGCCCGCCCCCTCCGCACGCGCCCGGGCCCGCTCCTGCCGTACCGGCGTGTGCTCCAGGGCCCCGCTCCCACGGGTGATCTCCGCGACCGCCTCGTCGAGGAACGCGCGCGGCACCTCGGGAAACTGCCCCGCGACGACCGCGGCCAGATGCGCGGCCTTCTCCCGTTCCACCACGAACAGGGACGTGACCGGCAGGAACAGCGCCAGGCGCAGACACGCGAGGGCGTAGCGGTCGACGGCCGGGCCGGTGCGGTCCGGGGGTGCCAGGAAGCCGGGGTGGGCGACGATCTGGCGGCCGTCCTCCTCGGCGGGCGCCGCCGCCTCGAAGTCCAGCAGGGACACCGACCGGTCGTCGGGCGCGACCATGATGTTGAAGACGTGCAGGTCGTTGAAGACGATCCCGCGCGAGTGCACCGCCTCGACCGCCTGCTCGACGGCCCGGTGGACGTGCAACGCCCAGGCCGTGTACGCGGCGACCGCACCGGGCTCGGGGTCCGCCGCCAGCAGGGGGTGCCGTTCGGCGACGCAGGAGTTGAGCGGGCGGCCCTCGACGAAGTCCATGACGAGGAAGCGGTGGTCGCCGAGGGTGAACCAGTCGCGCACCTCGGGGACGACGCCCAGCCCGGCCAGCCGCTCCAGCGCGGCCTTCTCCCGTTCCAGCCGGGTGACGGCGTCGGCCCCGTCGGCGGCCAGCCCGGCGTGCGGGCGCCCCTCCTTGAGGACCACCCGGCGGCCGTCACGGGTGTCGGTGCCGACGTACACCCCGCCGCCGTTGGAGAAGTGCAGCGCCTTCTCGATGCGGTACGGCAGATCGCCGACCGTGGTCGTGTTGCGTGCCGCCAGCTGCGGTTCCAGGAAGGCGGGCAGGGTCACCCAGTCGGGCACATGGAAGGTCGGCTTCCGCTGGTCCGGCACCAGGGTGCCCTCGCCGTCGCGGACGGCCGGGACGAGCGTGCCGCGCTCGTCGACGACGAAGGAGCGGGCGAATGCGCCGTAGCGGACGTACAGCGGTCCGTCGTTCCAGCGCAGGTCGGTGAGGATGTACGGCCCGTCGAGGCCGTCCAGGAGCGCGCCGAGCTCGCGCAGGACGAGGTGCAGCTGCTCCTCGTCGGCCGGGTACACCGTCACGAACTTGCCGCTGGTGTCGCGGGCCGCGTACTTGGCGTTGCGCAGATGCAGCAGATGCGGGCCCGGCACGAACTTGAACGGGATCAGCCGGGGCACGCAGTAGTCCCACACGATCGCCGCGATCCGGTCCGCGTTCGCCCGGGTGGCGGAGGCGTGCACTTTCCATCCCTGGGTGGGTCCGGGACGGGGCCGTCCGCCGTCGTCGACCGGGGTCAGTGTCAGCCAGTCCCCGATCCGGGCGGCCCGCCAGCCCTCGGGGACCGCGCGGCCGGCCGTCTCGTAACCCGGCGCCGCCGTGCCCGCGCGGTCACCGGCCGACAGCCGGTCGGGTGTCTCGTAGAAGTGTCTGTCGGCGAGCGCGTAGGCCTCGTACCGCTTGTCCACGCCAGTCCCCCCGCCTCGTGTGCCGTCGCCCCTGGGCCTTGGTGACGACGAGCCTTCCAGCCCGCCGGAGTGCCCGACAGTCACGGCTGTCACCAGAAAGCCGTCACGGCTGTCACGCGACCACCGTGCGAAACGCATGCGTAAAGATTTGTTCGGCGCCTTTCGAGGCTGGGCGCGCCCAGTGGGGCCCGCGGGCCCCGCCGAACCGTCCCAGGGGCTGCGCGCGCGGGCTGGAAGCGCTGTAATTGCGGACGTGGTCAGTGAGGGCGCTGCGGAACACGGAACGAGGACGCTGCGTGCCGAACTCGCGCTCAAGACGCTCGGCGGCGAGCTCGATCCGCAGGAGCGCCTGCATGCCATTCTCGAACAGGTGCTCGTCTTCACGGGTGCGACCGTCGCCGCCGTCTACATCCCGGACGGCGAGGGCGACGCGCTGTCCCTGGCAGGCGCGGCCGGGGTACCGAGGACCCTCTACGGCCTCCGCGACAGCTACCCCGCCTCGGGGACCGCCCCGGTCGCCGAGACCTGCCGTTCGGGCCGGCCGCGCTGGCTCGGCTCCGGCGACCTCCAGCAGGACGCCGACGTCCGCCGCGCCCACGCCGAGGACTTCTCGCTGGGCGTGCTGCCGCTGCGCGAGCGAGGCTGCCTCGTGGCCGTCGGCGACGGCACGGACGGCTTCGACGCCGAGGAACGCCACTGCCTCGACCTGTTCGCCGAGGCGGTCATCAGCGTCGCCCCCGCCCCGCCCGCCGGGCCCGGCGCCTCGTTCGACCTGGCCATGGACACCGGACGGGTCGTGGTCGACGACGGACTGCTGGAACTGTTCGGCATGGGACCGGACGACTTCGACGGCCGGGTCGAGACGCTGATCGCGCTGACCGTCCCCGAGGACCTGCCCGCGCTGATGTCCGTCGTGGAGGCGGACCACATGTCGATCGGCGACCGGGAGCTGGAGTTCCGCATCCTGCAGCCCTCCGGCGAGCAGCGGTGGCTCAGGCTGCGCGGCCGGATGCTGTCCGGGGGCGGGGACCGGCCCACCCGTCTCGTCGGCACCGTCGCCGACGCCTCCACCCTGCGCACCGGCCGCGGCGACGTGGCCCGCATCCAGCGCCTCGCCGCCGCCCTGGCCACCGCGGGCACCGTGCGTGACGTCAGCCAGGCCGTCGTGACCGCCCTGCGCAAGCCCCTCCGGGCCGACCGGATCGCCCTCGCCGAACTGGAGGGCGACCGTCTCGTCGTCACCGTCCTCGATCCGCCGCAGCCGGAGATCTGGCCCGAGGTGTGGCGCTCCGAGTGGCGTTCCGAGTGGCCGGACGCGCCGGTGCGCACCATGCCGACGCTCGCCACCGCGCTCCGCGAGGGACGCGCGGGGATCTGGCCCGCCGGGGCCGATCTGGAACCGGCCCTCGCCGACGTCGGCCCCGGCGGCCTCGCCGTCCTCCCGCTGCCCGCCGGCGGCGGCCGTATGGCCGGGGCCTGTCTGATCGGCTGGGACAACCCCCACGACTTCGGCCCCGAGGAGCGCGCCCTGCTCACCGCCGCTTCGGGCCTCGCCGGGCAGGCCCTGATGCGCGCCCACGCCTTCGACGCCGAGCACGAACTCGTCGGCATGCTCCAGCGCACCCTCCTGCCACGCCGGCTGCCGCAGCTGGCCGGCGCGGTCGCCGTCGCCCGCTATCTGCCCACCACCGCCGGTCTGGAGGTCGGCGGCGACTGGTACGACGTCATCCCGCTGCCCGACAACCACGTGGCCCTCGTCATCGGAGACGTCCAGGGCCACAACGCGGGCGCCGCCACGATCATGGGCCAGATGCGCACCGCCCTGCGCGCGTACGCCGTCGAGGGGCACCCCCCGGACGTCGTCGTCTCGCACGCCAACCGGCTCCTCGTGGACATGGAGACCGACCTCTTCGCCACCTGCTGCTATGTCGACATCGACATGGAGGAGGGCTCCGCCTGGTACGTCCGCGCCGGACACATCCCGCCCGTGCTGCGTCACCCGGACGGCAGCACCGAGATCAGCATGGTGGAGGGCGGACCGCCGCTCGGCGTCGTCATGCGGGCCGACTTCCCGATGAGCCCGCTGCGCCTGGTCCCCGGCACGCTGCTGGCCCTCACCACGGACGGCCTGGTCGAGTCCGCCGACGTCGATGTCGAGGACGGCCTCGACCACCTCGCCGCCGAACTGTCCGCCGCCGACCCCGCCCACCTCGGCACGGTCGCCGACACCCTGCTGGGCGGCGCCAACCGCGACGACGACGTGGCCCTGCTGCTCGTGCGCTACGACGGCATGGCCCTGCGCCCCCAGCGCGAGAACTGGAGCGTGTGGCGCGTCCCGCAGGCGGTCGGACAGGCCCGCCGCTACACCCGGCGCGTCCTGCGCCGCTGGGGCGTCGAGTCCATGGCCGACACCGTGCTCCTCGTCGTCTCCGAACTCGTCACCAACGCCCTCGTCCACACCGACGGCCGGGTCCGCCTCGACCTCACCCTGCTGGCGGACCGCCTGCGCGTCGCGGTGGCCGACTCCTCACCCCGTACGCCGATGAAACCCACCGTCATCGGCTGGGAGGCCACCGGCGGCCGCGGCATCCTCCTCGTCGAGGCCGTGTCCTCCGCGTGGGGCAGCGTCCCGGTCAGCGGCGGCAAACAGGTGTGGGCGGAGATCCCGATCGAGTGAGCCGACGGGCCGGGGCGAGCTGTCCGCCTGCCGCGGATGGCCGCGAGGCCGGCGGTTCAGCGTGTTTGCGGGTGTGTTTGCGGGTGCGGGTGCGGTGCGGGTGGTGCGTGGTTGCTCGCGCGGTTCCCCGCGCCCCTGGAGCCCGCGCCCCTGAAACCCACGCTTCTGCGGGCCGGTGGAAGAGCAGGGGCGCGGCCCCTGCTCTTCCAGGGGCGCGGGGAACCGCGCGGCCCGCCCCCGCCCCCGCTCACCCCCACCCCGTGGGTCGTCGTACGGCCGCGTCCTCCGGCAGGCGTGGCGCCGTACCTCCCTCGCGTGCGGCGCTTCGCCGGATGGGACCCTGGTCCCGTGCGCCTGCTTCTCATGTCCGACACCCACCTGCCCAAGCGCGCGAAGGCGCTCCCCGAGCCGCTCCTCGCCGAGGTCGCGGAGGCCGACGTGGTCGTCCACGCCGGCGACTGGGTCGACGAGGCCACCCTCGACCTCCTCGAAGCCCGGTCCCGCCGGCTGATCGCCGTGTACGGCAACAACGACGGCCCCGCCCTGCGCACCCGACTCCCCGAGGTGGCCCACGCCGAACTGGCCGGCCTGCGCCTGGCCGTCGTCCACGAGACCGGCCCCGCCCGGGGCCGCGAGCCCCGCTGCGCCGCCCGCTTCCCCGACACCGACGTCCTCGTCTTCGGCCACAGCCACATCCCCTGGGACACGACCACGGCCACCGGCCTGCGCCTGCTCAACCCCGGCTCCCCGACCGACCGCCGCCGCCAGCCGCACTGCACCTACATGACCGCGACGGTGGCGGACGAGCGGCTCACGGACGTACGCCTGCACCGCCTGCCGCCCCGGACCTGAGCCCGGACCTGAGCCCGGCCCTCGCCCACCCGGTCACCGGGACGGGTCCGGCGGATGGATCACCCCGGTCGTCGCCGTCAGCGGCACCCCGCTGCCGCCCCACCTGAGCGCGACGATCTCCGCCGCGACCGACACGGCCACCTCCTCCGGCGTACGGGCGCCGAGGTCCAGGCCGACCGGGGAGCGCAGCCGGGACAGCTCGGCCGCGTCGAGCCCGGCTTCCCGCAGCCGCCGCAGCCGCTCGTCGTGCGTACGGCGGCTGCCCATCGCCCCGATGTACGCGGCCGGGCGGCGCAACGCCTCCTCCAGGAGCGGCACGTCGAACTTGGGGTCGTGGGTGAGGACGCAGAGGACCGTGCGGTCGTCGGTGGGGGTGTCGCGCAGATATCGGTGCGGCCAGTCGACGATCACCTCGACGGCGGCGGGAAAGCGTTTCGGGGTGGCGAAGACCGGGCGGGCGTCGCACACCGTGACGCGGTAGCCGAGGAAGTCACCGATACGGGCCACCGCCGCCGCGTAGTCGATCGCGCCGAACACCAGCATGCGGGGCGGCGGCGCGAAGGAGTGCAGGAAGACGGTGACCGCGTCCTCGCGCCGCTCGCCGTCCGGCCCGTAGTGCCGCTGCCCGGTGGCGCCCTGCGCCAGCTCCCCGCGCGCGTCGGCGGCGACCGCCGCGTCCAGCCCGGTCGAGCCGAGCGTGCCGGACGCCGTGTCCGGCCACACGGCGAGTGCGGCGCCGCGCGGTGCCGGGCCGTCGATCACGGTCGCCGAGGTCACCGGGCGCCCGGCACCCACCGACTCCACGACCGGCCCGAACGACGGGTCCTCGGCCGCCGTCACCCGCCGTACGAGCAGAGTGATCTCACCCCCGCAGGTGAGCCCCACGGCGAACGCGTCCTCGTCGCTGTACCCGAAGGTCGCGAGGCGCGCCTCGCCGGACGCCACGACCTCCTGGGCCAGCTCGAACACCGTGCCCTCCACACAGCCGCCGGACACACTGCCCACGACTTCGTCACCGGGCCCGACCGCCAGGGCGGCCCCGGGCCCGCGCGGCGCACTGCGGCTGACCGCGACGACGGTGGCGAGTCCGAAGGGGGCGCCCGCCGCGTACCACTCGCCGAGCGCCGGGAGGATCTCACGCATGCCTTCCGCTCCTCTCACCACCACCGCCCCCACCCGTCCCATCCTGCGGCTCCGCCCCGGACCCCGCGCGGCAGCGACGCCCGGCCCGTCCGGCGTCCGGGGACCACGGTTAATCCCGTTGCGGCCGCTCACCGCCCTCTGATGCACTGCGGGAGAAGCCCCACCGAGCGACCAAGGAGCCCCGATGCGCGCCGCGTTCATGTCCACCCAGGAAGGAACCACCCCCATCTCGAAGGACATGACGCTTGTCACGCACACTCAACCTGGGCATCCTCGCGCACGTCGACGCAGGTAAGACCAGCCTCACCGAACGCCTGCTGCACACCGTCGGAGTCATCGACGAGATCGGCAGCGTCGACGACGGCAGCACGCGTACGGACTCCCTCGCGCTGGAACGACAGCGCGGCATCACCATCAAGTCCGCCGTCGTCTCGTTCGAGATCGACGACATCACCGTCAACCTCATCGACACGCCCGGCCACCCCGACTTCATCGCCGAGGTGGAGCGCGTCCTGAACGTGCTCGACGGGGCCGTTCTCGTCGTCTCGGCCGTCGAAGGCGTCCAGGCACAGACCCGCGTCCTCATGCGCGCCCTGCGACGCCTGCGCATCCCCACGCTGATCTTCGTGAACAAGATCGACCGCCGGGGCGCGCGCCACGAGGACCTGCTGAAGAGCGTCGCGGCACGTCTCACCCCGGCGATCGTGCCCATGGGTGAGGTCGGTGAACTCGGCACACCGCGGGCTCACTTCACCCCGTACGACCCCCTTCCGTCCCGGCTCCTCGAACTCCTCGCCGAGCACGACGACGGTCTGCTCGCCGCCTACGTCGACGACGGGACGGCCGTCCCCGTCGCCCGGCTGCGCGCGGCACTCGCCGCCCAGACCGGCGGGGCCCTGGTCCACCCGGTCCTCCACGGTTCCGCGATCACCGGCGCGGGCATCGGCGAACTCATCGACGGCATCCGGGAGTTGCTGCCCGCGACGGACGCAGAAGCCGACGCCCCGGTATCCGGCACGGTCTTCAAGGTCGAACGAGGCCCGGCGGGCGAGAAGATCGCCTACGTGCGCATGTTCGACGGGACGGTGCGCACCCGGGACCGGCTGACCTTCCGTGACGGCGAGCGCGAGGGCAAGGTCACCGCGATCAGCGTCTTCGAAGGCGGAACGGCCGTTCGCGGGGCGGCCGTCCCGGCCGGCCGGATCGCACAGCTGTGGGGCCTCGCCGACATCCGGATCGGCGACACCGTCGGCGTACCGCGCGAGCAGGCGCCGGCCGGGCACCACTTCGCTCCGCCCACCCTCGAAACGGTCGTCCTCCCCGCCCGCGCCGAGGACAGGGGAGCCCTCCACCTCGCCCTCACCCAACTCGCCGAGCAGGACCCGCTGATCGGCCTCCGGCACGACGACCTCCGGCAGGAGACGTCCGTGTCGCTGTACGGGGAGGTGCAGAAGGAGGTCGTGCAGGCGACGCTCGCCGACGAGTACGGCATCGACGTCGCCTTCCGCGAGACGACGACGATCTGCGTCGAGCGCCTCGTCGGCGCCGGCGCGGCCGTCGAGTTCAACAAGAAGGACGGCAACCCGTTCCTCGCGACGGTCGGGCTGCGGGTGGACCCGGCGCCGGTCGGCTCCGGAGTCGACTTCCGGCTGGAGGTGGAGCTCGGATCCATGCCGTACGCGTTCTTCAAGGCCGTCGAGGACACCGTGCGGGAGGGCCTGGAGCAGGGCGTCCACGGCTGGCGGGTCCCCGACTGCGCGGTGGCGATGACGCACTCCGGTTACTCGCCCCGGCAGAGCCACGCCCACCAGGGCTTCGACAAGAGCATGTCGAGCACGGGCGCGGACTTCCGCGGACTGACCCCGCTGGTGCTGATGGACGCGCTGCGGCGGGCCGGTACCCGCGTGCACGAGCCGATGCACCGCTTCCGTCTCGACGCCCCGGCGGACACCCTGGGCGCCGTCCTGCCGGTGCTGGCCGCGCTGCGCGCCGTACCGCAGGACACGCGGACGACCGGGACGGCCGTACGGCTGGAGGGACTGGTGCCGGCCGCCCGGGTGCACGCGCTGGAGCAGCGGCTGCCCGGAGTGACCGGGGGCGAGGGCGAGTTGGAGACCGCCTTCGACCACTACGCGCCGGTCGGCGGCCCGACGGTCCCCGAACGGCCGCGCACCGACCACAATCCCCTCGACCGCAAGGAGTACCTGCTGCACCTGACCCGGCGGGTGGGCGCCTGAGGGGCGCCGGAGGATCACGAGGGGCCTTTATCGGGTCCGCGCGCGGGCGTGCAAGGCCCCACCGGGTCGCGCAGAGCAAAGAATCGGCCGTGACAGGTGAACTCTCTTGCTAAAACGGGTACTTACTCGTGCGTCAGTTGCTATTGACGGCCAGCCTGCCTATTGGGACGGTAGTGCACATGTCGAATGTGGCGGACATGTCAAGATTGCGCACTCGTCTGCTCGGTGTCCTGGTACTCGTCACCGGCTTCCTGACCACGGCGGGCCCCACCCAGCCCGCCTCCGCTCTCACGGACGAACTCTGGTTCGACTCGCAGGCCGCGGCCACCCTCACCGTCGAGGGCGGCCGCTTCAAGGACGGACTCGGCCGCGAGGTCGTCCTGCGCGGCTACAACGTCTCGGGGGAGACGAAACTCAAGGAGAACAACGGTCTGCCCTTCGCCTCGGTCGCCGACGCGAAGAAGTCGGCGACCGCGCTCAGGGCGCTCGGCGGCGGCAACTCCGTCCGCTTCCTGCTGTCCTGGGCGT from the Streptomyces sp. NBC_00310 genome contains:
- a CDS encoding SapB/AmfS family lanthipeptide — its product is MALLDLQTMEADETTGTGGPSSLSVLSCVSAASITLCL
- the lanKC gene encoding class III lanthionine synthetase LanKC — encoded protein: MDKRYEAYALADRHFYETPDRLSAGDRAGTAAPGYETAGRAVPEGWRAARIGDWLTLTPVDDGGRPRPGPTQGWKVHASATRANADRIAAIVWDYCVPRLIPFKFVPGPHLLHLRNAKYAARDTSGKFVTVYPADEEQLHLVLRELGALLDGLDGPYILTDLRWNDGPLYVRYGAFARSFVVDERGTLVPAVRDGEGTLVPDQRKPTFHVPDWVTLPAFLEPQLAARNTTTVGDLPYRIEKALHFSNGGGVYVGTDTRDGRRVVLKEGRPHAGLAADGADAVTRLEREKAALERLAGLGVVPEVRDWFTLGDHRFLVMDFVEGRPLNSCVAERHPLLAADPEPGAVAAYTAWALHVHRAVEQAVEAVHSRGIVFNDLHVFNIMVAPDDRSVSLLDFEAAAPAEEDGRQIVAHPGFLAPPDRTGPAVDRYALACLRLALFLPVTSLFVVEREKAAHLAAVVAGQFPEVPRAFLDEAVAEITRGSGALEHTPVRQERARARAEGAGVLEGGWSLAEPADWPYSRDSMVKAILASATPERDDRLFPGDVAQFSDGGGLGLAHGAAGVLYTLAEVGAERYEEGERWLLDHTDPVPIGTPLGLYDGLAGVAHTLDRLGHRQRALDLVEQILSEKWHKLSSDLRGGLAGLGLVLDELARTTGESALRDHAAEAARLLVRRLTEPRPAPPRRRAGLLRGASGPALFLLRRYETTGDPALLDAAGEALRQDLECLVEQKNGGLAVDEGWRTMPYLGDGSVGVGMVLDDYLAATGTGTDELTRIRAGVLTAAAYRFYAQPGLFEGRAGMILHLARTGAPRAELTRQIAALGWHSMPYQGQLAFPGNHLMRLSMDLGTGTAGCLLALGAAHAAADDDATARLPFLPPLRRRPR
- a CDS encoding SpoIIE family protein phosphatase, which gives rise to MVSEGAAEHGTRTLRAELALKTLGGELDPQERLHAILEQVLVFTGATVAAVYIPDGEGDALSLAGAAGVPRTLYGLRDSYPASGTAPVAETCRSGRPRWLGSGDLQQDADVRRAHAEDFSLGVLPLRERGCLVAVGDGTDGFDAEERHCLDLFAEAVISVAPAPPAGPGASFDLAMDTGRVVVDDGLLELFGMGPDDFDGRVETLIALTVPEDLPALMSVVEADHMSIGDRELEFRILQPSGEQRWLRLRGRMLSGGGDRPTRLVGTVADASTLRTGRGDVARIQRLAAALATAGTVRDVSQAVVTALRKPLRADRIALAELEGDRLVVTVLDPPQPEIWPEVWRSEWRSEWPDAPVRTMPTLATALREGRAGIWPAGADLEPALADVGPGGLAVLPLPAGGGRMAGACLIGWDNPHDFGPEERALLTAASGLAGQALMRAHAFDAEHELVGMLQRTLLPRRLPQLAGAVAVARYLPTTAGLEVGGDWYDVIPLPDNHVALVIGDVQGHNAGAATIMGQMRTALRAYAVEGHPPDVVVSHANRLLVDMETDLFATCCYVDIDMEEGSAWYVRAGHIPPVLRHPDGSTEISMVEGGPPLGVVMRADFPMSPLRLVPGTLLALTTDGLVESADVDVEDGLDHLAAELSAADPAHLGTVADTLLGGANRDDDVALLLVRYDGMALRPQRENWSVWRVPQAVGQARRYTRRVLRRWGVESMADTVLLVVSELVTNALVHTDGRVRLDLTLLADRLRVAVADSSPRTPMKPTVIGWEATGGRGILLVEAVSSAWGSVPVSGGKQVWAEIPIE
- a CDS encoding metallophosphoesterase family protein — protein: MRLLLMSDTHLPKRAKALPEPLLAEVAEADVVVHAGDWVDEATLDLLEARSRRLIAVYGNNDGPALRTRLPEVAHAELAGLRLAVVHETGPARGREPRCAARFPDTDVLVFGHSHIPWDTTTATGLRLLNPGSPTDRRRQPHCTYMTATVADERLTDVRLHRLPPRT
- a CDS encoding XdhC/CoxI family protein; protein product: MREILPALGEWYAAGAPFGLATVVAVSRSAPRGPGAALAVGPGDEVVGSVSGGCVEGTVFELAQEVVASGEARLATFGYSDEDAFAVGLTCGGEITLLVRRVTAAEDPSFGPVVESVGAGRPVTSATVIDGPAPRGAALAVWPDTASGTLGSTGLDAAVAADARGELAQGATGQRHYGPDGERREDAVTVFLHSFAPPPRMLVFGAIDYAAAVARIGDFLGYRVTVCDARPVFATPKRFPAAVEVIVDWPHRYLRDTPTDDRTVLCVLTHDPKFDVPLLEEALRRPAAYIGAMGSRRTHDERLRRLREAGLDAAELSRLRSPVGLDLGARTPEEVAVSVAAEIVALRWGGSGVPLTATTGVIHPPDPSR
- a CDS encoding translation factor GTPase family protein, whose translation is MSRTLNLGILAHVDAGKTSLTERLLHTVGVIDEIGSVDDGSTRTDSLALERQRGITIKSAVVSFEIDDITVNLIDTPGHPDFIAEVERVLNVLDGAVLVVSAVEGVQAQTRVLMRALRRLRIPTLIFVNKIDRRGARHEDLLKSVAARLTPAIVPMGEVGELGTPRAHFTPYDPLPSRLLELLAEHDDGLLAAYVDDGTAVPVARLRAALAAQTGGALVHPVLHGSAITGAGIGELIDGIRELLPATDAEADAPVSGTVFKVERGPAGEKIAYVRMFDGTVRTRDRLTFRDGEREGKVTAISVFEGGTAVRGAAVPAGRIAQLWGLADIRIGDTVGVPREQAPAGHHFAPPTLETVVLPARAEDRGALHLALTQLAEQDPLIGLRHDDLRQETSVSLYGEVQKEVVQATLADEYGIDVAFRETTTICVERLVGAGAAVEFNKKDGNPFLATVGLRVDPAPVGSGVDFRLEVELGSMPYAFFKAVEDTVREGLEQGVHGWRVPDCAVAMTHSGYSPRQSHAHQGFDKSMSSTGADFRGLTPLVLMDALRRAGTRVHEPMHRFRLDAPADTLGAVLPVLAALRAVPQDTRTTGTAVRLEGLVPAARVHALEQRLPGVTGGEGELETAFDHYAPVGGPTVPERPRTDHNPLDRKEYLLHLTRRVGA